GTTTGCGCTAGCACGGTTGTGAGATAAGTTAATTCCTCTGCCCGCGTTTTGAGTGCGTCTTCCGAAGCTTTGCGATCGCTAATATCCAAACAGCAGCCAATATATCCAGCAAAACTCCCGTCGGGGGTAAACCGAGGACTGCCTTTTTCAAAGATCCAACGGTACTTACCATCCGCCCGTCGCAGGCGAAATTCTTGCGCGAACTCTTGCCGACTGTGAAAAGCTGATAAATAAGTTTCCACGCAACGAGAGACATCTTGAGGGTGTACTGCTTCAGTCCAGCCTTCGCCTAATTCCTGTTTTAAACTGCGTCCGGTAAAATTTAACCAAGATTGATTGGCAAACTCCCACAAACTGTCAGTCCCAGCCATCCAGATCATCAGGGGTGTGCCGTCTGCCATCGTGCGAAATCGAGCTTCGCTTTCCCGCAATTCTGCTTCTGCTTGCTTGGCTGCGGTGATATCCAACATCAATCCCCGCAGTTTAGATTTTCCCTCACGATCGCGAGCAAAGTGCAGGCGATCGCGCAGCCACACCACGCGCCCGTCTGCGGCTATACAGCGGTATTCCAAACTACAATCGCGACCTAGCTTTTCCTGGTGGTAAGACTGTACTACCCTTGCCCGATCTTCAGGGTGAATGAGATTCTGCCAAAAGTTCGGCTGCTGTAGCCACTGTTCCACAGGGTAGCCTAAAATTTCTGCTGCACTTTGACTGACGAAGGTAAATCGCGCCGTTGCTGGATCGTATTCCCAAACAATCGTGTCTTCCAGCCCGTTGACTAAATCTTGAAATCTCTGTTGTACGGCTTCTAGTTGTGTTACTTCTGGTTGTGTCTTTGCCGATTCCGGTACGGTTGATTTTACATCGGTTTGAGTAATAAAAGCGACTTGCCGAGCCGATCCGTCACTCTCTTTTGGGATAACTTGTTCTTGCCACCAATAATAGTTTCCATCTGCTGCCAAAACTCTGTAGGAGACAGTATAAGCCTGCTGGCGAGCGATCGCTTGCTGCCGTTGCTGGTAATAGCGATCGCGATCTTCAGGATGGATGGTCTGCCAAAGTTCCCCAGGAACTGTTTCTATTTGGCTCATTTAGTTTTTGACTGTATTAGCAACTTGATTTTCTATGCTAGGAAAAATTCTATTACACTGTTAGATAGATAAATTTTATCTAGATAGCATCTCAGTTGAAAGGTTAACTTACTCTCTTTGCCAGAAAGGGTAATATCTAAATATTGAAATTCTCGAAAACCCCTTATATGTAAGTCTTTCTGGTAAATATTGATAGAAATCACCGTTCTTTATCCAAAAAAAAATATAATTACGATCGAGTTAAGATTTATTATAAGTTTAAGTCGGGATAACTCAAATAAAAAAAATTAAAACAAGAGAAGATCGACAAGTTCTCTCTTGAGAGGGATGAAAAAAACTGGATAAAAGTATTAAAGCCATAAGTAGAGGTTTTTGCAGGATAGCAAAAGATCGTCTTGGCAATTATGGAGCATGAAAGCAAATGAGGATGGCAATGTAAATAAAAGTACTAAGATTAGATTATCGAACAAAGCTAGAGTTAAAAACTTACTTGATACAGCAATCCTACAAGAGTTTATGGAATGGCTAGAGCAGTGAGTAAGGGCTGCGATCTACCTCGCTTTGAATCCCACTTTACTTTTAGTTGTAGGACATGCAGCCAAAGCATCATCTGTCATTTATTACCAGACCAATGACAAATGACCAATGACAAATGACAAATGTAAAAAACATGAGTAAAATTCGCGTTGCTTTAATTGAAGACCACGATCTCACTCGCGTCGGGATCAGAACAGCACTACAACAGCGGCAAGAACTTGAAGTGGTAGGTGAAGCTGCCAACGCTAGCGAGGGTTTGCAGTTATTGCAGACAGTCCATCCCGATATTGCGATCGTGGATATCGGTTTACCTGATAAAGATGGCATTGAACTAACTAGGGAGATTAAGGCAGCCGCAAGCGAGGGAGAAGGATTCACTACCAAAGTTTTGATCTTGACTTTGCGAGACAATCGAGAAGCAGTGTTAGCTGCTTTTGCGGCGGGGGCTGATTCTTATTGCATGAAGGATATTAGTTTCGATAACTTACTAGAAGCATTGCGCGTCACCCACAGCGGCAATGCTTGGATCGATCCCGCGATCGCCCGCATTGTTTTACAGCAAGTCAAACCCGCACCTGCCGAAGTTCCTGCTGCTGTAGTCGCTGAAGTTAGTAAAGAAGACAAAGACAACAAAACTGTTGCTATCCATGCAGCTGATGAAGACTACGACCAAATGTTAGCTGCTTACCCCCTCACCGAAAGGGAATTAGAGGTATTGCAACTGATTGTAGAAGGTTGTAGTAATGCTGTAATTGCGGAAAAACTTTACATTACCGTTGGTACGGTAAAAACCCACGTCCGCAACATCCTGAACAAACTCTGCGCCGATGACCGCACCCAAGCCGCAGTCCGCGCCCTGAGATCTGGGCTAGTTGGTTAGGTCTTTAGTAGAGACGCGATGTATTGCGTCTCTACAGATACATATTTACAACTTCCTATCGCTTCAAACTCAACAACTCCTGCGGTGAGCCTAAGAGTTTGATTTTGGTGGCAGCAATTTCTTGCTGAGAATTGAGTAAAAAGAACCAAGAAACGTTCACGCCAAACACAGGGGTTTGCACTTTCCCCACGACTTGCACTTCCAAATCGCCATTTTCCACAACCTGGGAAATTCCTCGCTCTGGCTCCAACTTCATTCCTTGAGCTTCCCCCTGCAAGAAGGAAGCGATCGCCTCTCGTCCCAAAATTCCTGCTTCAAAAGGAGGATACATCACTCCATCTGTAGCGAATAAATTTGCACAGGCTTGATAATTTTCTGTATTTAAAGTGTCAAAGTAACGAACAATTGTAGATTCTGTAATGCCTGTTATTTGTTGTACCGTATCCTGCTGCGATCGCGTTGATGCTTCCATGCGATTCATTCATCCCTCTCGACAAAAACAGCTTGCTCTTAACGCTCACGATCGCATATAAGAGTAGGTCAAAACCTGCCCCTATAGAAGGATTCTAGAATTTGTGATTCGTAGTTCGTCATCAATCATTTGGGTGTACTATCCAAATGACCAATGACCAATGACCAATGACTAACCTAACCAGCGACCAAATCAAACAAAAAGCCTTAGAATTAGGGTTTCACAAAGTCGGCATTGCCGCAGTAGAAGCAGTAGGAACTGCGGAGCGGCAGAGGTTGCAAGCTTGGTTGCAACTGGGATACCAAGCAAACATGGCATGGATGGCAAACCCCAAGCGCGAGGATATTCGTTTAGTCATGCCAGAAGTGCGATCGCTAATTTGCGTGGCGCTCAACTATTACACTCCTCACCAACATTCTACAGATCTAGCAAATGCAAAAATTTCTCGTTATGGCTGGGGTAGAGATTATCACAAGGTACTGCACAAAAAGCTTAAAGCCTTGACTCAGTGGTTGCGATCGCAAGCAGCAGATATCCAAACGCGATTCTATGCCGATACGGGTCCAATTCAAGATAAAGCGTGGGCGCAACAAGCAGGTATCGGCTGGATTGCTAAAAATGGTAACGTAATTACACGAGAATACGGCTCTTGGGTATTTTTGGGTGAAGTGCTGACTGACTTAGTTTTGACCCCAGATCGACCCCATACGCAACATTGCGGTAATTGTACTCGCTGCCTAGAGGCATGTCCGACACAAGCAATTACGCAGCCTTTTGTCGTCGATGCCAATCGCTGCATTGCTTATCATACAATCGAAAATCGTGCCGAACAGTTACCTGAAGCGATCTCTTCCCGTCTTAATGGTTGGGTAGCTGGTTGCGATATTTGTCAAGATGTTTGTCCTTGGAACCAGCGTTTTGCTCGCACGACAGATATTAACGAATTTCATCCTTATCCGCACAATCTTGCCCCAAAACTCACAGAACTAGCAACAATAGAAGACGGCGAGTGGGATCGGCGCTTTACAGGTTCAGCCTTGCGGCGGATCAAACCCGAAATGCTGAGAAGGAACGCCCGTGCTAATCTTGAATCGTCGGCTACGATTGTTTATTCCGATTCACTGTAATGACCATTAAGGTGATATTTTTTGATTTTGACGGTACTATTGCCGATACACTTCACTCCATTGTCGGTATTACTAATCGCTTAGCTGTAGAATTCGGACATAAACCCATCAGCACCGCAGAAATTGCTCAGATTAAAAACCTAAGTTCGCGTCAAATTATCAAACAATCAGGAATATCAATTCTCAAATTTCCCCTGTTAGTTGCTAGAGTCAAATCAGAGTTGAATGCAGAAATTTCTAAAATTCAACCTTTTCCCGAGATTAAAGAAACTCTACTCGAATTGAGAAAACGAGTCGATAAAGTCGGCATCCTGAGTTCTAACTCTAAAGACAATATTTTTGCTTTTTTGGAACTCAATGATATGGATTATTTCTTTGACTTTATTTACACAGAAGCCGCTCTCTTCAGTAAGAGTAGAGTCATCAAAAAGATTTTGAAGCAAGAGAGGATTGCACCGTCAGAGAGTGTCTATGTCGGCGATGAAACCAGAGATATAGAAGCAGCAAAAAGAAGTAAAGTCACTGCGATCGCTGTTAGTTGGGGTTTCAACTCCGCCGCAGCGCTGGAACAATATCAGCCCGATTTTCTCATCCACCAACCAGCAGAACTGATCGCGGCGATCGACAAATTAAATACTAGTTGTTAGTTGACGGTTGACAGTTGATAGTTATCAGTGACTAGTGACTAGTGACTGGTGGCTAGAATTGCTCCCCCCTGCTCCCTGCTCCCTACTCCCTGCTCCCTTTCTACTGATAACTGCCTACTCTTCGTCTGTTGCCATTTCTTCCATCAGGCTGACTCGATCGATCGCAAATCCTAATTGCATCGCTAACTGAACAAATAAATCGATTTCTTCTTGTTGCCAATTTCTCGGTTCGGAACAGTGATGGGCAATTAACAATCCCAGTAACTCATTGTTTTTCAAGATTGGTGCTACCAAATTAGCTTTAACTGCAAACTGCTCTAATAATCGGCGATAGCAGTCTTCAACTCGTCCCTCTTGGTAAATATCATCAATGACTGTGACATGACCTTGCTGGTATATTTCGGCATACTTTTCTCTCATGCAAGGATCGTCAATTCTCACTCTTAAAGTTTGGGGCCAGCCTGGGGCAACAGACTCCGCCACGACAATGCCATCCCAATTACTAGAATCTAGACCGTAAACGACTACGCGATCGGTTTTGATCGCCCGTCTGACTTCTTTCACAGCAGTTTTCAGTAACTCTTCTAAAAATTGAGCTTGCTGAATTCGCAAAGTAATTTCTGTGAGTAAATCGGCACGTTCGGCATCAGCTTCCTGCTTTTCTAAAAATGCAACTTGTTCGGATGCTACTCCTACCTGTTTTGCCAAATGGGAGAATAACTCAACTTCATGAGGCAGCCAAACTCTAGGTTCAGAACATTGATTAACAATCAATAAACCAAATAATTGACCGTTTTTAGTAATCGGCGCTACCATTTGCGCTTTGATCGCAAACTGTTCCAACAATTTAATATGACAATCTGTCAGTTCTCCCCCATAAATATCGTGAGTCACGCAAATTCGACCATTGATATACTTTTCTACGCCCTCGTTCGACTCAGAAAAATACGTATCGGTAACTTTAATCTTTAAGCAGGAAGGTAAGCCAGGTAGAACAGATTCAGCGACAACACTACCACTCCAGTCAGGATTAAATTGATAGACGAAAACTCGATCGGCACTGAGGGCGCGACGTAGTTCCTTTGTCGCAGTTTTTAATAACTCGTTGAGATATTGTGCTTGTCGAAATTTGAGCGAAATTTCCGTCGCTATTTTAGCTGATTCAATCGTGGCAATTTGTTGATGGCTAACATCAACCTTTTCTAGTGCTGCACTATTGAGAATTGCTAGCGGAGAGTACGATTCATCCGGTTCTAATTTCGGCTTGTCATCTGCATCGACAACAGATTTTGCTGGACGCATGGCACGATTGGCAAAAAAAGCAGTCAACAAACCGATGAGTAGCAGCGATGCGACAACAGTTTCGATTAAAAGAGTCACTGGCAGCTGAGTGGGAGAATCAGCCAGGTCTGGATTGTCCACGCGGGCTTCAGCTTGGGCATTAAACTGCGGGACTACGCGATCGTCAGCTTGCGCAAGGGTTTTGTCAGTCAAAACTGGCAACATCCCAATGGCAATAATTAACGCTACGATCTTGGTTCTAAAATTGCTTTTTTGCCACCAAAGGCGATGTTTGGGAAGCGGAGTTGCTGGGTCTGGATTATTACGGCAAGATGGCGGATAATTGTTTCTAGAGCCATAAATTTTTATACTGCTAAACTTGTAAAATCGTATACTTTTAGAAATGGCGATACGGCTACTGGTGGAATACTGCTCGGCAAGATGGGAAGGAAATTGACTCATTGTGCGCTCGCTTGGCTAATACTCTGAAGACTGCTGCCGAAAAAAACTTTTACATCTAGCATCTTGAGGTCATTTTTAAATTTTTGCAATACTTTTCAACATAGGTAGCCCCATTTAGCTTTTTGATTTTAAACTTATGTACTTACTCCTCGGTCAACTTGTTTATACCAGCTTTGCTGGCAAAGGATTCAAAACTGTTTGCAGTCCGCAGGTTTCGCCAGAAATTCAGCAAGCTTTCTTGCAACATGTAGTTTCCCAACATTGGGATTCTTACAATCCTCCAGAACCCAAATATCGTGCGGCTTACATATATCAAATCGACTTAGAGCAAACTTTGTTTGGCTGGTTATACAACGATGGTGTGGACGAGCTAGGACGCGGCAACGTACCATATTTTATTTGTTATTACATTTCAGAACCACTATTTGATTTTCAACTAGCAAATATATTTACTTGTTTGGAGAGAGGTCCAGTAGCAATCTTAGATCGACATCAGCCTCGTGCATATGTAAAAACTAAGGTTTTATCGAATTTGTGGGACTACCAACCTGCAAAAGCAGGGGTATCAACTCCTCTGTACCTGCGACAGCAAAGCTATACAGACTTGCGCCAAGGAAATTTGTTAGAGCTATTTGTGCCGATTGACGCACAGGAAAGTGCCGTTGATTTCCCAGCAAGAACTTACGAGCAGCAAATGGCGAATCTTTCTATTTATAGCAGTTATGCAATTGATGGCTTAGAACTCGAACCGGGACAAGTTCTCACAGCAGATGCTGCGACTATTGCAGTCGATCCGATCGCCTCTGAGAGTCAGTCAAAACCCAAGTTACCGTTGTATCAATTCTACAAACAGACATTAGGAAAAGATCGAGAGTTAGAAAGTTTGATTCAAAAGGGTTCGACAAATTTATTATCCAAATACAAAAAAAATTCGACTGCCAGCCGCGATCGCCACCCTGCCTCGGCAAATACTAACTCCGGTCGCTTGGCATTAGCAGGAAATAACTTTTCCCAAATCGATTTTCAGCCGTTGCCATTAGGACAAACAGTTGATGGTAACGCCGAACGCCTGACTTGGTGTTATAAAAACTCTCAACTTTGGCTCAAGGTTGGCATTTTAGCAAGTGCCGTAGCGCTGGGGTTTTCGCTATACGGTCTGATCCATTCGGGGATGTCTAATACCGATTCGCGAGTCTACGTAGCATCGCAAGTCAAGCGCAATCGAAACTACAAAGCCCTGGCAGCAGTTCCTAACGTCCCTTCAGGCATGTTTCGTTATGGTGGCTCTACTACTTTTGCGCCACTGCGATCGCCCGCAACTGTCGCGACGATCGCCCAAGCTCAACCGCAATTCGATCTACTTTATACCGATCCTTATAAAAATAGACATGGCTCTACCGTAGGCATCCAAATGCTGCTAGCAGGTAAACTCAGCTTCGCACAATCTTCTCGCCCGATTCGAGCAGCAGAATTAAGACAAGCCCAACGACTCGGTTTTACTTTAGAACAAATTCCCGTGGCGATTGATGGCATTGCTCTATATGTCAATCCTCAAGTTGCCGTAACTGGGTTAACTCTGTCCCAAGTTAAAGATATTTTCACTGGGAAGATCGTTAACTGGAAACAACTCGGTGGTTCGGATTTACCGATCGTACCCATTAGCCGCGATCCTCAAGTCAGCGGTACTGCTGATTTTCTGCAAGAAAAAGTTCTGGCAGAAGAAAACTTTGGCTCCAACGTGCGATTAGTTAACACGACAACCGATGCCATCCGTGCTGTCGCCAAAACTCCAGGCGGAATCAGCTACGCTACTGCCTCAGAAGCAGTTCGCCAGCAGAGCATAGATCCTATTTCTTTAGCAACCATCTCTCCCTTGCCACTGGCTGCTAGTAACGGTGGCTTTGTTTCTCCTTTCGATCTGCAACGCAAAAATGTCGCTAATACTACAGCTTTTGCTAACGGTACTTATCCCTTAACTCGTCGCCTTTACATCATCGTCAAGCGAGATGGCAGCGTTGACGAACGCGCTGGGATTGCCTACACAAATTTATTATTTTCTGAAGAAGGACAGCAACTCGTGGAGCAAGCCGGTTTTGCCCCCTTGCGCCTACGCTGAGATTTTACCTTCTAAATACTCGCAAAAGTGAAAAAAATTTATTTTTTTACGTCTGGAGATTTCTTTTATCAGATAAACTTTTTTTATCTAAATATATTGGCTTTTACGAATTGTCTAGTCTGCCTCTAATGCTCGATGAAGACTCTAAGTTTTTTCTTTAAAACAGTGGACTGGCTGATGACTTGCTACTATGCTCGAAAGAGAGGATTTGTCAGCCTAATAACCGCCAACAACTGTTTGATTCAAATGCAAGACATTATAGAGACACACGGCTGTGAACTTCACGGAGTTGCACCACGCCTCATTCAACTAGAACGCGCTATATGCAATCCCTTTAGAGTCTAAATGTGCGTTTTTAGGAGCAGCATCAGAATTGCAGGTAGATTGACCGCAATTATATTTATTCTACTGTCGCAGCAAAATCAAGTGTAATCCTTGGAGTTATTTGCTAGCAATGCAGTGAATAGTGATGTATGGTATTTAACTTTCAGGAATAATAACTTAGTGGTATGCTGCTGCTAATCAATCGCACGTAACAATTAAGCTAATGTTACAAAAACCCTAGAGCCAAAAAAACTATGTCAGTGAAACTTCGCAAGCAGCATCTAACCGTGTCACCTCAAAACTTACCAAAAAATAGAACATTTAATCTTTTAAGCATCGGGCAAAGAGGCGTAGGAAAAACGGTTTTCCTCGTCGGTAGCTATACGGAGCTACAGACTGAAAGTTCCAAAAAGCAACCGCACAAATTATGGTTTGAATGCCAAGACAACCAGGTAAAGGAAAACGTAGATAAAATTCTTAAATATATAGATCAGACGGATCAGTATCCACCACCGACGATGAAAGTCGTCAACTTCAGCTTTAACCTAAAACGACAAAGCTTGTGGGGCGAAAAAACAGTATGCCATTTCCGCTGGAATGATATCCCTGGAGAAATCTGCGACGTTCACAACTCTGATTTTCGCGAACTCGTGTTTAACTCGCACGGCTGCTGCGTATTTATTGATGCCTACGCTCTCAGGCACAGCGATGCTTACATTCAAGTATTGGAAAATATCTTTGAGCAAGTTATGGCATTGACGAGCTTGGTTTATCTCAATGGATTAAATTATCCATTAGCTATAGTGCTAACTAAGTACGATCTATTAGAATCTAATGCAGCAACTCAAAAAGTCATAAAAAATAAATTAGAACCTTTGATTGCTCATCTCAATACCGTCAAAGCGCGCTACGAGATTTTTCATTCCTCCATACCTCTAGTCCGAGAAAACAACATCGTCACTCTCAAACCCAAAGGAACAGCCATCGCTTTTCTTTGGTTAGTATGGGAGCTAAACAAAATACATAGCTCCAGTGCAGATAGTCAGCTTTTGGGATTAATTCATCGCCTTATCCCTGGCGATGCCAACGCTCGCTCGAAGAACCCTAACGGAGTGATGCAATCTTTATTCGATTCTAACCGCAAAGCGAGTACTCAAAGCGATCGCCACTCCTCCCTCAAGGAGAAAATGGGGTCGAAACTCGGGTGGTTCCTTGGCATTGGTTTAGTTGGAATAGCTGTATTGTCTCTACTCGGTTACCAACGGTCTACTTCACAGATTCGCACGGGTGAAGCATTGTACGATGTTGAAGCTTTACAACAAGCTGGACAAATAGATAAAGCGATCGCTTCGTTGGAACAACTAGTACAAAACAATCCCGATAATATAGATTTGCGTTTGCGCTTAGCAGAGCAATACGAGCTAACAGGTAATGCTGCTGGTGCAGAAAAAACTTACGACCAAATTTTGGCAAGACAAAACAATAACCTTAAAGCTTTAGTACGCAAAGCTGTGCTGCGTCAAATTCATAAAGATAGTCAAGGTGCGGCTCAGTTATTTGAGCAAGCAGAAGCAGCGGCTCCAGATGCTCTGAAACCACAAATTCGCACCTTAGCTAAAAAAACCTTAAATTCTTCTCAAGAAAATCAGAAGTTGAAAGGAGCGAAAACCACAGAACCCAAGAGCGATTGATAGGTTTTATCCTCCAGATAATTGCGGCTAGCCCTCAAATCTTCTCTGTCCGTATAGGGGAAAGTGTAGCATTTGTAGCTGCTCGAAATTTGCAGTTCGATTGGCAACTTATCTCTAGCCTCTTTTTGATGAGTGTTGCGTTCAGAGAAGTTCTTCCATTAAAAAAGTCTTTACTAGAAGTGAATTGGCTGTATAATAATTTACAACGCTATCAAGATCGTTTGGATAATATGCATCTGTCAGATAAAAAACGTTACAGTCTTGATGCACGCACTACTAGTAAAAGCTAGCTCAACAACCAACAGCCAATCGGCAATTTATAGGTTGAGTGCTAGCAGATTTACCGAAATAATGTATGAAGAAAAGCCGCAAGTTGCAATTAATAATTCTGTGGTTACCTATATCTAGTTTTTGCTTCTGTTTCAATCTCCTTTCAATCGATATAGTAAGAGCAGAAGCATGTTCCGATCGCGAAATTAATTCTTATATAACAAAACTAGGCAACACTAACGAATGGATATTTACTGTAGCAGCACTGAAAAAGTGTGGCGATCGCGCAGTCAAAGCATTGAGTCAAGAATTACAGCAAAAGGACGAAAGCATTAGAATTAATGCGGTTGCCGCTTTGGGAAGTCTGGGAGCAGCGGCGCACTCGGCAATTCCGGCTTTGAGCGTTACAGCTTTAGCAGATAAAAGTCCCGTAGTACGTTCTAGTGCAGCATACGCGCTTGGTAGTATGGGAGTAGCAGCAGAAAGTGCCGTCCCCGCGCTCACAGTCGCACTACAAGATGAAGATAGATCGGTGCGAGCGATGGTTGTATCTGCAATTGGTAGCATGGGGGCAGCAGCAGAAAGTGCCGTTCCCGCACTGAGCCAGACGCTCAGCGATCCCGATCGCACCGTGCGATCGAACGCTATCTATGCTTGGGCTAAAATTGCGACTGGCTGGCAGCAAAAAGCCGCAACGCTTTCCCATCTCCAATTAGAACGAGACATTCGCGAATTGGAAACGGCGCTGAAAATTATTGAAACCAGTCAAGAGTTATTTCCAGAAGCAGAGGTAGCGCTCTTACGTCAGTCATTGCAAATACTCAAATCGCAGCGATACCCCAATTGGAGCGAGAACGTACTGAAATTGCTCTCGCAGTATCGATGGCTACCAATTGGGATAGTATATATCGCTACGCTGACATCATTTTGGTCGCTACTCCTCTGGCAGCGTCCGCTGTGGATTTTAGGTATTAACAATGCATTACAACGATACTCTAGCATTGCTTTACCTGGTTTTTCCGGCCGAATAAAATTGCCAATTAACTGGTTAGTTTTAGTTAGTTTTTTCCACTATCATCCCAGGGTGCTGAATGCTTGGTTTGCTACCCAAACGCTCGATCCTCAGACGCAGCAGCAGGCACTCGCTCAATCTAATGCTGCAAGCAAACCTACCGATCTGCCGTTGTTAGAAGCAGACAGCGTGCAAAAATATGCCAAAGCAATCGCCTGGGAATGTATCAAGCAGACATTTCAACCAGCCGCAGTCAAACGCGAACAATTACTCAGTGAGATTGGAGCGATCGCGGGATACGATACCGCTAAAATTTACTTAGAACATTTAGAACAAAATCTCGGTTTGCTGCAAGCGATCGGTAAGGCACAAGATAAAGTGCGCTTTACTCACGATCTGTTAGCAGAATATCTAGCTAGCCAATATCTCGTAGAATTATGTTGCGACAATGAAAACAACTGGCGCAAGTTCTTGGCACGAGTAGACACCGTTCCCGATTGCGTGGCGATGAAGAGATTTTTATTATCTGTACGAGACTGCTGCATGGCTTTACAAGCAACAGTAAAAGTGCCTAGCTTTGTCACTGAAGAACTGAGTCAACGTGCTGGTATCGCTCAAAAATCACCCTCACAGATCCAGGCTGTATAGGCTAGTGGAAATTGGTAACGGGTAGTTGGTGAAAGGCAAGTCGTAAGTCGTAAGTCGTAAGCCATTTTTCTCCCTCAGCTCCCGATCGCTCCGCGACTCTATCTTCCCCCTGCTCCCTGCTCCCTGACAACTGATTCGCTAAACTACTCGTATAAGAACGATAGTATTAGCAATACATGACACCAGAAGAAATTGCCAACACCCTAACAGATTTATTTCATTCTGCACCCGTACAAGCGATCGCTCCTGGTTCCTGGCAAATCGAAACACCGGAATTTCGCCTATTAGTTCTGCTATCAGACGATCGCTCTTGGCTGCGAGTATTATTACCAATTGTATCGGCGCAGGCAGCTCAACCATTTATGGAACAGTTGCTTGAAGCTAACTTTGACGACACTCAGGAAGTACGCTACGCCTTACATCAAGGAGTCGTGTGGGGAGTCTTTCAGCACAATCGTGCAAGCTTGAGTACGACAGATTTTACCGAAGCGATCGCGCGCTTAATTTCCTTAAATCAAGCGGGGTTAACAAATGCATTTAGCCAATTGGTAGAAACGAAACTACGGCAAATCGTTACAGCGCAAAAGCAGCAAGGACAATCTCTAGAAGCTACCCTGCAAAATCTCAGCAGAATGTACGATGAGGGATTGCTAGGCGACTTACAACAAGGAGCAGAGTCGCGGGAGCAAGTCATGGCAGCATGGAAATATCAGTTAGAAAGGTTGTGGTTAGAAGTAGAACCATAATGGATATTATTCAAATCCTCCGGCAAGACTACCAAAGATTTCCCGACAACCAGACATACAGCATCTATGCTTCAGATGTCTTTTTCCAAGATCCCCTCAACCGTTTTCGTGGTGTCGAGCGATACAAACAGATGATTAATTTCATCAACACCTGGTTTATTGCTGTCAAGATGGATTTACATGATATTCGCCAGGAAGGGGACACCATTAAGACAGAGTGGACGTTGAGTTGGAATACTCCCCTCCCCTGGAAACCCCGCATTGCTATTCCTGGCTGGAGTGAGTTACACCTCAATCCCCAAGGATTAATTGATTCCCACATCGATTACTGGAACTGTTCGCGATTAGATGTGGTAAAACAGCATTTTGGGAGTGGAAAGGGGTGATGAAGTGGTCATGAGTGAGTGGTAATTGGTAACTGTCAACTGATAACTGTCAACTGATAACCGATCGGCGGAGTAAACCTGATGATTGCTAGTCCAC
This genomic stretch from Scytonema millei VB511283 harbors:
- a CDS encoding PAS domain-containing sensor histidine kinase; translated protein: MSQIETVPGELWQTIHPEDRDRYYQQRQQAIARQQAYTVSYRVLAADGNYYWWQEQVIPKESDGSARQVAFITQTDVKSTVPESAKTQPEVTQLEAVQQRFQDLVNGLEDTIVWEYDPATARFTFVSQSAAEILGYPVEQWLQQPNFWQNLIHPEDRARVVQSYHQEKLGRDCSLEYRCIAADGRVVWLRDRLHFARDREGKSKLRGLMLDITAAKQAEAELRESEARFRTMADGTPLMIWMAGTDSLWEFANQSWLNFTGRSLKQELGEGWTEAVHPQDVSRCVETYLSAFHSRQEFAQEFRLRRADGKYRWIFEKGSPRFTPDGSFAGYIGCCLDISDRKASEDALKTRAEELTYLTTVLAQTNVTLEKRNQELDQFAYVASHDLKAPLRAIANLSEWIEEDLSDKLTADTRHQMNLLRGRVHRMEALINGLLQYSRVGRMDTPKSEVSLGDLLAEVVDSLSPPETFSIEIAPMPTILSEKLPLQQVFTNLISNAIKYHPRQDGRVSISVQEYASNYEFVVADDGDGIAPEYHDKIFGIFQTLSPRDTIESTGIGLAIVKKIVEQQGGTIRLKSQPGEGAAFYFTWKK
- a CDS encoding response regulator; translated protein: MSKIRVALIEDHDLTRVGIRTALQQRQELEVVGEAANASEGLQLLQTVHPDIAIVDIGLPDKDGIELTREIKAAASEGEGFTTKVLILTLRDNREAVLAAFAAGADSYCMKDISFDNLLEALRVTHSGNAWIDPAIARIVLQQVKPAPAEVPAAVVAEVSKEDKDNKTVAIHAADEDYDQMLAAYPLTERELEVLQLIVEGCSNAVIAEKLYITVGTVKTHVRNILNKLCADDRTQAAVRALRSGLVG
- a CDS encoding YybH family protein, whose amino-acid sequence is MNRMEASTRSQQDTVQQITGITESTIVRYFDTLNTENYQACANLFATDGVMYPPFEAGILGREAIASFLQGEAQGMKLEPERGISQVVENGDLEVQVVGKVQTPVFGVNVSWFFLLNSQQEIAATKIKLLGSPQELLSLKR
- the queG gene encoding tRNA epoxyqueuosine(34) reductase QueG, with translation MTNLTSDQIKQKALELGFHKVGIAAVEAVGTAERQRLQAWLQLGYQANMAWMANPKREDIRLVMPEVRSLICVALNYYTPHQHSTDLANAKISRYGWGRDYHKVLHKKLKALTQWLRSQAADIQTRFYADTGPIQDKAWAQQAGIGWIAKNGNVITREYGSWVFLGEVLTDLVLTPDRPHTQHCGNCTRCLEACPTQAITQPFVVDANRCIAYHTIENRAEQLPEAISSRLNGWVAGCDICQDVCPWNQRFARTTDINEFHPYPHNLAPKLTELATIEDGEWDRRFTGSALRRIKPEMLRRNARANLESSATIVYSDSL
- a CDS encoding HAD-IA family hydrolase, whose protein sequence is MTIKVIFFDFDGTIADTLHSIVGITNRLAVEFGHKPISTAEIAQIKNLSSRQIIKQSGISILKFPLLVARVKSELNAEISKIQPFPEIKETLLELRKRVDKVGILSSNSKDNIFAFLELNDMDYFFDFIYTEAALFSKSRVIKKILKQERIAPSESVYVGDETRDIEAAKRSKVTAIAVSWGFNSAAALEQYQPDFLIHQPAELIAAIDKLNTSC